The following nucleotide sequence is from Solanum dulcamara chromosome 7, daSolDulc1.2, whole genome shotgun sequence.
gagtaatcaaagtacagaaaataataaataataacagaaagcagaacacaagaaattatagtgcgctaatgcgcctactaataaggaggattaacgagactatgtactagccttttaccctaatgtgggtcatccacaccctcctatctagggtcatgtcctcgataagctgtaattgcgccatgtcctgtctaatcacctctccccaatatttcttcggcctacccctacctctcctgaaaccatccatggccaacctctcacacatccgcactggggcatctgtgtctctcctcttcacatgcccaaaccatctcagtcgcattttccgcatcttattttccaccgaggccactcctaccttgtcccgaatagcctcgtttctaatcatgtcgctcctggtatgcccacacatccatctcaacattctcatcttgacaactttcatcttttgaatgtgagagaccttaaccggccaacactccaccccataaacatagccggtctaaccaccactttgtagaacttgcccttaagttgtggtggcaccttcttgtcatatagcacaccggaagcgagcctccatttcatccaccctgacccaatacgatgtgtgacatcatcctTAATATCCCcgttgccttgcatgatagatcCAAGGTACTTGACACTACTTTTCTTTtagatggcctggtcaccaagcctaacttccgcgccaacctcctgaggtatttcactgaacttgcactctaagtactctgtcttggtcctactcaacttaaaccctttagactccaaggtatgtctctaaTCCTTTAGGTTAGCGTTAACtctgctacgagtctcatcgatcaggactatgtcatccgcgaaaagcatacaccatggcacctcaccttgaatttgtcgcgtcaatccatccatcaccaaggcaaataaaaatggactaagagctgatcatttatgcaaccccatcacaattgaaaagtgctctgagtcccctcctactgtccttaccctggttttggcaccgtCATACATGTTCTTGATcacctaatgtacgccacaggtacacctttagcctccaaacatctccatagtatctctcgtggaactttatcgtaagctttttctagatcaatgaataccatatgcaagtccctcttcctctccatATACtactccaccagtctcctcataagatagaTGGCTTTTGTAGTTGAGAGTCCCGACATAAATTCGaattggttctctgaaatagatgTGTCTCTCCTCACCCGCATCTCCACCACTATtttccacactttcatagtatggcttagaagcttgatacatctatagttgttgcagctctggatatctcccatgtttttgtatagagggatcattacgctcgacctccattcttcgggcatcattGCCGTCTTAAAGACgatattaaataacctagtcaaccactccaaacctatcgagctcgcgctcttccaaaattcctcagaaatctcgtcaggtccgatcgcttttccccagcgcatcctacgcacagcacccttaacctcttcggccgtaatactcctgcaacacccaaaatcgtgacgcCTCCTTGTATGTtccaagagtttatggaagtatgactgtcatctctgtttaatgagggtgtcctctaccaatacttttccatgttcgtccttaatgcacttcacttgatccatccaatttcatatcattatatatataaaaaatatttttaaaaaataatttattaaaaatatcttcaCAACATGTTTGAGCTTTTTTGACTAGGGATTTTTTGAATCCTCTTTCAATATTgaactaaatatttttcttgagGGTTTTGAAAACTCTTCCCTCGAAACactctttgattttttttgtttatttgatctacaaaatcaaaatcagaaTTCTAATAATCAAATGAAGAAAATTGCACCATCTTGCTCTTCCGTTTTTTCTCCTTTTGGTTTGAAGAAGTTGAGATTTTCTTCACCATCAGCACAATCTTCATGACAAGGGTTTGAATCTTCTTGACTAGAATTTGATTCTTCTTTAAAGGAGAGATATTTTTTTCACTGGATAGACATTCTTCTCCATTGGTGTTTGCATTAAAATGTAAAAACTTGGTGGCTCTATCTCGACTAATGTTTTATCCTCGACAATCCTAAGACTTTTTCTAGGTGTAAGAACAAGTTTTTAATTCTTATGCTGAAGATATTTTTTTGAGCGAGAAAGATAGAACCAGTTgagatgaaattttattgaatatgGTGATATGATGAAGACTATTGTTAATGATGGAGAAAGAAAAGAATTACTGTGAGATATGAGGGATGGAAAAACGTGTATAATATAAAAGTAAATCACTTAAAGATAGTAATGGATTGTTACAAAGGTAAAGCACTAACTTTCCATGTCTTTTCCTCTttcttatttattgtgatgataTTTAATAATTGtttaatgaattaaaattaatttattgtagTGATTGGATTGTTCCAATAAATAcattgtatttgtgattgtcactcatattaattatgttttaatttaatatattaaaaagaaattaatttaaattaatttttaaattaatacaaatatattaagaCCTATAAATAAAATGTTATAAGTGGTAAATATTTAAAACTACATTCAAAAGTTATAATATTAACTCTTAAATGCATCTATGGTGtgatttttcctattttttatgGTAATTACCAAAATAATTGTCTaactataatttaaaatttttaattttacatgTCTTCCAAAAAGATAATAATCTCAACCATTATTTGAAATCCCAATTTTTTCTTCATAATCAGCTCAATAACTCGGTAACTGCCATAAAGGtaataattcaaattattttttcgtttctatatttttataaactaaCACATTTCATAACTTCATTTTTTCTAGCATGCGTGTCCTTTTGCTGAATTTATTACTTACATGATGTATTCAAAATTTTCAGACTTAACTTCAATTCAACATATCATCGTAACGGCTACTTTTATGTATGACATTGATATTAAATCTAGTCTTAAAACAAGTGTTCaaatttttgaaatgacttgttgatgtctaatttttttttaaaattaggtTACTTAGatttatattatacatatacatacagacatattttttatacacttctttactttgaaaaaaaaaatcattgcaATAACCAATTGATATATATTTGTTGAACCTGAAAAGAGTGAAAATTATGATacaactaattttatttttgaacacCACATATCATACCAAATTGACAAAATAGATCAATTTGTTTGAAACcacaaattaaatcaaattacATACCAGATTCAAATTATATGCATTTAATGAAACTTGagtataaattaatataatacagttgaaaatttttatttttaaacagcACTAAATTGATAAGAAagtatttggaaaaaaattattcataataatCAATTTATTGAAATCTGAACATATATCAATATCGTACAAttaactaattttatttttaaacaccTCATATTATATCAAATTGATATAATAGACTAGTTTATCTGAAAtcacaaattaaattaaaatcttATAGTAAATTCAAACTATATATGTTTAATGAAATCtgaatatatatcaatataatacatttgaaatattttattttgaaacatCACAAATCATGCCAAATTGATGAGAAAGTAATTGAAACATTTGTTTGAAATTAGTTTATGAACTAATTATATACAATCGTTTTCTAAAGATGAAATATAATAGAAGCAAAACGCGGAGAATTGTTACGTATGAATAAATGGAAACACCATTTCTCCACGACTTCTCCGCCGACCACCTCATTAGGCTCGACGGTGACTACCGACCCGTTACTGACCTGAAACAATGGTGGACCATCTTCTGGATCGAGACTGTCAAGCTATGGGAGATTGGAGGTCCAATTGCTTTTAATATTCTTTGTCAATACTCCATTACCGTTGCTTTTTGTGGTCATCTTGGTGCTGTTCAACTCTCTGCTATTTCTGTTGCACAAAACGTTATTGAAAGCAAATCTCTTTCGGCTTCATGGTTCGTATTCTCATATTATATCTGCTCCATGCATTATCCCATATATAATTACTTGCACCAACATCAACGAATTACGTATCGATATTGTTTCGAATTTCTAATCATAGTGTAAAATTTGCCAAAACAGAAATTAATTTGTGAGTTAGTTGGTCTCAAGTTAGTTAAGAGAGCAGAGCCTATGTTCAACAACTAAAAAAAGGTTATATATTTGTGtgctaaaagaaaagaaaaaattgttcTGAGGTTTTCattgttgattttattttttctttgggTCCGACATGGAATATAAATTAGAATGCCAACAAGAATTTCCGGAGTGATTTTCTAAGATGTAACACACGATTCTAAAGTGACTTTGATCCATAATTCCTCCAACTTGAGTGACCATTAGAGAAATTTACCCGTTGTAATATTGAGCTCTATGCATTTTTTGTTGCTCAAGGTGTTATTTAGTACTTTCTCTTTCGGCTTCATGGATCGTATTCTCTGTTTTTCCTTTGCTTCTGGTTATTCTGTAATTTTAGTTTCTTATTTGTTGTAATATTTGTCTAGTTGGGCATGGGGAGTGCTCTGGAGACTCTGTGTGGACAGGCATTGGTGCTGGGCAAATACACATGATTGGGGTTTACACACAACGGTCCATGGTTATTCTATTGTTTAGTACATTCCTTCTGTTgccaatttatatttttgcaaCTCCACTACTTAAGCTTTTAGGCCAAGAACATGAAATGGCTGTTCTTGCTGGGAAATTTGCCCTGTTGTCAATCCCCGAGTTGTATTCACTGGCTGTCACTATTCCCACCTCAAAGTTCTTGCAAGCCCAAACTAAAGTTGGTGTGGTGGCTTGTATTGGTTTTGTGGATCTTTTACTCCATGCTCTTCTGCTATGGTTGTTCATATATGTATTCAATTTGGGTACAAATGGGGCTGCGTTAGCATTTAATATTACAGGTTGGGCTGACGCAATAGCTCAATTTGTTTATGTGGTTATTTGGTGTAAGGATGGGTGGACGGGATGGTCTTTGTCGGCATTAAATGAGATTTGGGCATTTGTTAGACTCTCAGTTGCTTCGGCTGTCATGTTATGCCTTGAAATGTGGTACATGATGAGTTTTATTATCCTCACCGGACATCTCAAGGATGCAGTTATTGCTGTTGGATCCCTCTCTATCTGGTAAGTTTTgtatcttttttctcttttcttttataatgGCAGTGTCCAACCAACTTGTGTGCAGCTCGCCTGTTTAACTAGAACCTGTTGTCTCCCCATTCGCACATGTGCCGACAACTCTGTCTAACAAGACTTAGGcagatggaaaaaaaaattcattttgtgTTTGCTTTTCATCGCTCTTTTTCACGCGTTAGCAATTTTAGGGTAGGATAATTAACCACTCAATGCTTAAGcccattaaaataaattttaaagctCACTGACAGTGAAGCTACAACTTGTATCAATAGACACTATTTAGAGCACTGAATTCTAAGTTTATCTGTGTAATTGGTTGAATTGGACAACTTAATTGTCCTGTGTAAAGTTTGTGGTTTAGTGTATGGCTTTCAATAAGATGAAAATGTTGTGAGCTCCTTTTATCAAATGTGAATcaatctttttttctctttttcgtCTTTCAGTATGAATGTTGATGGATGGGAAGAGATGTTGTTCATTGGAATCAATGCTGCCATAAGGTAATTAAGTCTAAAAGCTTGTAGAAAAAATGTACTTCATTTGTTTTTGGATTTGTTTTAATGCATTGTCGCACTCTCAGCGTTCGAGTCTCCAATGAGCTTGGGCTAGGGCATCCCAGGGCTACCAAATATAGTGTATATATCACAGTGTTTCAATCACTCCTCATTGGGATAATCTGCATGATATTTGTACTGGCAGTATGAAATCATCTGGCTATTTTTTTCACAACCAGCAAGGATTTGCAACAAGCCCGTTGCTGACCTTGCTTGGCTTCTTGGAATAACCATGCTTCTTAACAGTGTTCAGCCTGTAATATCAGGTGTTGCTTTTGTTCCAACTTTACAGTTTGTATGGTTAAAAGTGTGTTCATCTTTGTAGTCCTTATTGTGGCAAATATTGTTTTACAGGTGTTGCTATAGGAGGTGGATGGCAAGGTTTAGTGGCTTATATCAATTTAGGATCTTACTATGTTTTTGGTATTCCTCTAGGATGTACGCTTGGTTATGTGGCTAACTATGGAGTCGTGGTAAATAAACTCTCATTCCGAAGTAGATGAAATTTTGGCATCTCATAACCTTTTTGAACCTAAAAACAATTATGACAGAAATTTAATTTATCCCAATTATGAATTTATCTTGCAGGGACTATGGGGAGGAATGATAGCAGGACTTGCTTTGCAGACACTGCTACTCTCATTCATACTCTATAGAATTGATTGGAATAAAGAGGTAAGTGAAACAGTTGATGATTTTATCCAACTAAACTCCAAAACAAAACGTGCTTGATAATGTTTACTTTATTCTTGGTTGGTATTAGCTGCATGTCCTCTGTAAAATGATTATCCTATAGACAATGTATGAATTTTGTTTTTAAAgttcaaattttgtttgaaagTGTTAAGAAGTCCCACATCGGTATAGGGATAGAAAATTGGTCTTCTTATATGCACTTGGACAAACTCtcctcatgagctagcttttggagtTGAGTTCAGCCCAGGTGCTACAGAAAGTTAGTGCACAAAGGGGAGTTGTTCAACTACTGCTGAATTCTCTATAACTCTTTTCTTAGAAAGTTACAGATGAAGCAATACTAGTTAAAAACTTAGTTTGTTGCAGATTTTTGTTGAACCTTCCGTTTCGGTATGATTTAGTCATTgtaataataagaaaatgaaatgCACGTTGAGCAGTCGGCAGAGCGCCTATGCAAGTGGGGAGGTCAAGATTTTGAAGCTGAGGAAACTCTTATTTCAGAGCCTACGAAGGCCTTACCATAAGAGTGAGATTTTACGGTGACATCAGAGGATGAAGAGCCTTTATCTTTGTTTTTGTTAACCAGTTAATGACAGCTAGGCCAAGGGGGGAGATTTTGAGGTGTACATGGGTAAAATACGAATCCAAAAGTTTAACAGATTTTGTACGTGACCAGGCTAATAGATACTCTTACATTGTGAGCGGGGAACTGCAAGGGGCTGTTAGTTTTAATAGGAACATAGGTGCAATTTAGAACATTAGGCTAAGATGTTTGTTTTGTTGtcctttttctcctttctttttatattgcttTCCCACTCTCTTGCTTGTAGTTCAGCTTATGAGTGAATGATAGAAGTCCTTTTAGCCCCAATATCTCTGTTATCTGTGTGTTTGTTACATTACATTTAAATATGATGTCAATTCACAGGTTTGTTGCTCCTATTTTCTTTCCTATTGTGGTGCCTAAAACTTTACTTTTCTTGATCTTTGGTGAGTATCACTAATGTCATGAATTGctgttttataaaaataaaaaggctgGCTTTTTCTCATCATATTTCAGTTTAATATCTCAATTAACATAAGAAACAGATAACTTGTAGCTTTAGCCATTGGTGGACATGCACAGACGGGTGAGTTAGCAATAGTAGATATGAGAAACTTTGTGCCTGGCGCAAGTTGTGTGAGGCTTGTTTATGTTTCACAAATTGGTGGACCCAATATTTTACACTGTTGGATTCACAATCTCCATTtatcaaatataataaaatggtTTCAAGTAGAGATTTCCTTTCAAATAACTTGTCATTTGTGACACAGAGTAATATTTTTTAGAGAATGAATTCGGTGTAAACCTTCCCCAACAATTACATATTCGGTGCAATCACAGGTAAAGTTTGAGAGTGAAATATACGCAATTTTATTCCTATATTTTGAAGGTAGAGAAATTGTTTTTTAATAGACCCTCAACTCGAGTAACTACGTCACAAATCAAATATCTAAAGTAATtacaatattaattagaattGAATATAACATATTTTTGCAAATTCAAATGCTTATAGGATAAAAttgtttaaataaaaaaagggtACTTCCATCACTATTATTTTGTAACATATAATTAACATAGATTTTGATTTGTTGGATCAATTTGTTATGGTGTGCGACAATTTAAAAAGTTGTTATTAAATTTTGTAGGCAGAATAGATTGGAATCTTCTAATTTTGCTTAGTTTTATTCAATACATATCTAAATTTTTTGTTGGCCTAATTAGCCTTCTGAACTTGATAATATAACAGACTCGACCTCCTAGATGTTGGTGTGGCAAAGGGCGTGAATGCACTCTCCCTTAAGTGTATGAGaaggaagaaaaataagaaaacaattTTCAAATAGGCATTTTCAACTATTAATTATCACATAATCTATATAATAGTTTATTTGTTTCAATTGTATTTCtgtatatttttcttaatatgcattgcatgttttATTCTAAATGtgtttttatactttttttatatacaatGATTATTTGTTtcaagtatatatattttttctctttttttggacCCAAGTTTACAAATcttagttttatttattttagccAAATTAAGAGATGGTTTAACCAAAATAATGAAGTACAAAACAAGtattttgtacaaaaaaaaattgtgtattTTTATGCAAagactatttatttaattgtgcATTATTCCCTTTTAAGgttaaatatacataaaatatttgattgaaatttatttatttcttctttaaatgcaatgattatttttttttactatatatTTCTTTGTTTCCTGGCTTGAACAGAATATCATTATTTCTAACCAAATAAAAACATTATAGTCAAAATATCATTGTTCTtgctttttttatatatataaaaaaaatctacatAATTGACCGAAGAATAAATAGTGAacttaaaaaagtaaaatatatatttattcttttaaaaaaagggcCACATGgacaaaaaaattcatatgaCGGCGTGTGCATCACACATTCATGGATTGTCAGCATTCAAGGAGTTGTGACTATTAAACTATCAAGTTAAGTGAGTAACTAAGTCAATATAAAATTTAGGTGTACACCAAATAAAATTCGACAAGTTTAAAAGGGTCGCGATCTATTATgtcaattttatattattatattagatattttataagtatatatattataatcattaaaataacttttaaattaTAGTTTAGAAATTaagttataaataaaaattaagtaacttttatgtgttgtaaaataaactaacttggCAAATTAATGCAGAgagaataagaaaataaaagaaacagaAGAGTAAATTGCCGTATGTATATCCCTGTATTTTTCTTCGATGACATTTTATAGTAGAGGAAAAGGTATAAAGCATGAAACAAAAGGAAGACCACGCCCCACTTGGAAAACATTATGAATATAAtaaaaaggaataattaaaataagagaaCGTTAGTCGGTTGGAATAAAGGTTTTCGTTTTCTTGGTCTCCAAGTCTGTTTCGGAAAATCTATATAAACCTAAAGAGAGCCTCTTTccatacacaaaaatatttttctccgcAAGCAATTTGAATTGCTGTTCGTAATTTTTAAGCAATTTCAATCCGCTCTCGTCTTCTTGCTTTTGAAGAATAAGTGGTTCGCCGTCTTGAACCATCGGCGTTTTCGTGGTTGTTCGTTCGTCCGgatttgaaaccctagcttcgAGTGCCGATTGAAGATTCTTTGATTTAGCTGATAGAAAGGCTCTGCTTCTTTAGTGTTGTTTTGGTACAAATTTACTCTCTGTTTGTATTCAATATTTGATTAGGCCTGTTGTTGTGTTGTATTCTTGATAGAATTATTCAGTTATGGCTGTGTATTTCAAGTATAAATGTGCTAAACattatgattctattccaaTTGTCGATTCATTTATTTCTGTTGGGAatctcaaattaaaaatatttgaatctaAGCGCTATGGTAGGGGTAAAGATTTTGATCTTCTTATTACCAATTCACAAAGTAACCAGCATTATGTTGATGAAACCACTCTGATTCCTAAAAATACAAGTGTTTTGATTCGTCGTATTCCTGGGCTACCTCTCTTGCCCGTAGTAATTCCATCCCTTACTGAGTCAAAACAAGTGTATGAAGAGGAGGGTCATGACTCAGTTTCAGCCAAATATTGTTCTGTGGATTTTGAATGCGATGATTTTGGGGATGATGTATATGCAATTCCAAAAATATTGCCTATTCAATCAGGTAATCCTGTACCAAGTGCCCACACTAGTagtataaatgatgaggacactAAGATCAAGAATCTAATTCATAGTCCAGACTTTGGGCAGTCCTCTAATGGCTATGGTTTTAGTCGAGGTGGAATGGAATGGAAAAGGCCACCACCTGGATACGTGTGTCATCGATGCAATGTTCCTGGACATTATATTCAGCACTGCCCTACAAATGGTGACCCCAATTACGACATGAAGAAAGTGAATCCTCTAACGAAGTCCATGTTGATGGCAACCCCAAGTGGCAATGTTGGAGTTTCAAAGGCTGTTGAAGGGTTGTCGTCTGCCTCTTCTTCCTCGACAAAGAGTTCCTTTAGAGATATACCACCAGAGCTTCATTGCCCATTGTGTAAAGGATTAATGAAAGATGCAGTTATAGCTAGCAAATGTTGTTTTAGTAGTTTCTGCGATAAATGCATAAGGAATCATATCATCTCTAACTCTGTTTGTGTATGTGGGGCTGGAAATATACTTGTTGATGCCCTCTTGCCTAACATCACTCTAAGGGTCACAATAAACAGAATCTTGGAGTCCAGTAACAGTAGTTCAGAGCACGGGGTTAGTGCTCCTCTTCCTCGAGTTCTAGATATGGTGTCAGCACATAATACCCATCCTAAACTTTCATTCTCAACAGAGTCGTCTGCAGCTTTGAAGGTAGTAGAGGTATCAAAGACTTCAGCAAAGTGTCCACTAGTTGTCGATGAACTGCAGCAAAACCCCACAGCTGGGGAAGCAGTAAAGatgaagaaaaggaagaagCCATGTGATGTTGATGTTGAAAACACGAAATGGGGAGCTGCTGAGAGTAACATGTTGAATATGAACCCTACCACTTATCATCCTACTTATAGCACAAGCATACAATACATGAGCAATGGCCATCATGTCTTACCAGAAGAATCATTTAGAGGACAGTATGTTGAAACTCGAAAAGCAGGTTTTAAAAGAAAGCGCGAGATGAGCACTGATCAGTTTCCTAGTGTAGTTAGTTGTTGAGGGATGAAAACATTTCACATTCTTTAATAGACATGTTTTTTCTTCCTCGGTGTCTTTGTGTTATATGAGTCAAATATCAACTTCATATTATAAAAATTGCATTTGTTATTATATTAAGATTTAAGTCTACTTGAAATACGACTTTATTAGTTAACAACTCAATAATTGTTAGAATAAACATTTGTTTTAGATTGCGTTCGAAGTGTGTTTTATTGCATCTTCAGACCTAGAAATAAAATCTGGATTGAACATGGCTTATTTACACTGCTAAATCTTGAACTCATGGACACATAATAGATAATTTGGAGGTTCCCCATTTAATTTAACTGCATTCATATAGTTAGCATAAATTGTCGATGTTGTTAAATTGTGTTTGGTTACATCCTTAAACCATATAATAAGGCTATACCAATTGCAAAGTTGGTATTTATTTttgaactaaatcttgctattCAGTTCCCATAAATATTTCTAATTGTCCCCCCacattcctccttaccatatatttcagatataaaataaagaaatctgTTTCCATTGGAACAAATTGTCTATGTTAATTCCAATAGAGTGccaaagaaataatttaattttattaggACACTGTAATTGAAGTTATTGGTTAACTGTGTGTGGCTAATGTGACTAAGCTTATTATTGATAATGTCATAGACGCTACAAGTTGAGAAGCACATTAATTATGTTACCAAACTCAACAAATTACAACCCACATAAGCAGTCGGTAGTTGGTTTGCAAAAAGACTGACACTAGCGAACGAAGTTATATAATTCTAGCTATTAAATAAGTGAATACAAGTGCAATGTATAGCACATCATACGTAACGCTTTCAAAAAATTGTAACCATAGCAAAGAGAAACTAAACTGATTGTCACAATTAGGTAAAGTCCATTTTTCAAAACCAATGGAAACATTGAGAAAGCCTAGTTAATCACACAGGTCATAATAAAGACActcaaaagaaagagagaaacaaAGACTATGAACAATAACATAAAGAACCAAAATTCCATTACACTTCAAATATGATAGTGTCGATGCTGTTTGAACAAACCTCCTACAAACATTTGACTTAACAAAAAACAATAGCTTAAAATTTTCTAGGCAGCAGCCTTTGCCTTCTTTGGCACACGATAGGCACCAACAACACAGGCATGATCTCTTTCAAAAGGTTCAAGAGTAACCTGCTCAACTGGTTTAAATTGCTCGGCTTGTAGCTTCTTAACTTCCTGAGCAAATACGGCTTCCGCTGGCACTGTGGAATCAATGCAGTTTGCCTAGAAAAATACAGGGAGCCATGTAAACAACAGAGAAGGAAAGAAAAGCTAAAAAACAAATGGATCCTATTCCCCCAAGTAAAATTTGATACTTCCAACAATATTTTTACATACAGCATAACATGATAGAGCAGTGGCTACAAACCTTGATTGAGATAACAAAGTGACCACCAGCTTTCAAGAAGTATGATGCATTCAGAGCTAAAATTCTTGCCTGttgtcaaaaaaaattgtttaaacaGTGGAATAGAATTCATGCACAACATACAGCTGTGCTGCCAGATAAGAATGAAATGAACTCAAAGAGAGCGGCAGACCAACACTCTT
It contains:
- the LOC129895483 gene encoding E3 ubiquitin ligase PQT3-like yields the protein MAVYFKYKCAKHYDSIPIVDSFISVGNLKLKIFESKRYGRGKDFDLLITNSQSNQHYVDETTLIPKNTSVLIRRIPGLPLLPVVIPSLTESKQVYEEEGHDSVSAKYCSVDFECDDFGDDVYAIPKILPIQSGNPVPSAHTSSINDEDTKIKNLIHSPDFGQSSNGYGFSRGGMEWKRPPPGYVCHRCNVPGHYIQHCPTNGDPNYDMKKVNPLTKSMLMATPSGNVGVSKAVEGLSSASSSSTKSSFRDIPPELHCPLCKGLMKDAVIASKCCFSSFCDKCIRNHIISNSVCVCGAGNILVDALLPNITLRVTINRILESSNSSSEHGVSAPLPRVLDMVSAHNTHPKLSFSTESSAALKVVEVSKTSAKCPLVVDELQQNPTAGEAVKMKKRKKPCDVDVENTKWGAAESNMLNMNPTTYHPTYSTSIQYMSNGHHVLPEESFRGQYVETRKAGFKRKREMSTDQFPSVVSC